The Stenotrophomonas sp. BIO128-Bstrain region CTGTGAGGAATACTCCGCCCGTCTCCACGGCTTGCGAGCGGAAGAGCTCACTCTTCCCGGCTCCTGGATCTCCGAGCACGACAATATTCTTGAATTGCTGGAACGCGCTAAAAGGTGCCCCTTCAACACCTTCCAGCTTAGGCTCTACTTGCTTGACTTGACGATCCAAAACACAGCCTTTGAGTTATCGACTTAGCGGTCGCCCCGTATCAGCGCCTGTAGGCGACCGCAAGGCCCCAGTTACGCCACAATTTTAGTCCAGCGCAGCCTCAAGCCCGCCACAATGGTCCGCAGAAGGCGAGCCTGAGCTTGCCTGGGAAGCCACCGCTGCGCATAGGCACTGGAAAAGACTTCCCCAGCGCCTCCCCGTCTTACCGAACGAATTGACACCATTTCCCCGCTAGCATGCGTTAGGTCACCGGTTGCAGCGGGCCACCAGAGCGGCCGTTTCGCCCAGGACGCCCCCACCCCATGCTAGGTCACAGGGGTAAGCAAGAAACGCGAAGAACTGACACTGCGTCTCACATAGAAGGAGGCGTTTGACGACTCGCATTGCTTCATCACGAGGGCTAGACCGCGCCTGGATGTGATCGTGCGCTCTCGAGTCATGAGCTGGTAGCGCCGGAGCTCAGACGCCGAACAAGCGCGCTCCGCCTCGCCAAGCAATCCGTTCTTCCGCAAAATCTGCACCTGGACGGGTTCGATCAGCTCAATGAGCTGGACCACCTGCAAAAGCTTGCGCGCCAAATGTCGCGTCGCATCTTCTGGATTTGCAATGCCAGCTCCCTTCCATACCGGCTCATGGTGGGAAACACGATTTCTAAAGTGGCGCACAGCGTTGACAAGGTTGCGAGCGTGCGTCAGCAATACACTTGGACGCCGCCCGCCCCAATCCCCACTAAACACTGAGGAAAGATAGAGGTTCCAAAGCAAGCCGCGCCCCATGAACTCTCCGTCCAATGCGAACTCCCAAGTTGAGAAATCCGTCTTAGAGATGATCTCGTGATGGGTGGGCTTAATGTGTCCCCTGATCTGATATCGCTCCTTCTTCTCGCGGATGACCTGAGAAGAAGCTTTTGAGAAATTCTCGCGCAGCTTAGCCACGGGATAAGGGATAAGCCCTTGACCACGCGACTTCCATTGCAGCTTCGAAGAGCTCCACCAAAATCGCCCTAGTGGGCCACTGCTGACGGCTCCATCGATGGAGTTGCGTAGCGTAATTTCCGCCGCTCCCAGGATAGGGTGCAACGCACCGCAAACGCGCGAGTTCCACAAATAAGCACCAACGAGTTCGAATTCGTCCCTTGGGGCGAAAACAGCCGTGTAGCTGTTGAGTCGCTCCGATGTGAACAAATTGTTAAGAACATCGGGATTAAGTGTCAGTGTTCTGGGCATTTCCCAGCCTTCCATGGTTGGTTTGCAAAGATGTATGTTGACATACAGGGCCTCCGCTGGTAGGCTTTATTTCAAGGGTTGGCGGGAGCTTCCACTGAGCAGAAATGCTCACGTCCTTTCGCACTATGCCCAGAACACTCGCCCCGGACTTGTTCCGGGGTTTTTTATGGGCGTCTGATAGACAGCGCAGGACCCCGCCCCGAGCTGAGGCGGCTCGCCGACGCCCCACGTTGACCGCCCTGCACCGTGCCTTGGCTAAGTTAGGGTAAGCCGCCTTGGATTGAGTGGAAAGGAGCGTGACGGTAACCAGGCTCAGCTTGACCTGGCCGACGAAGTGGCCGCGCGGCAGACGCCCTCTTTTTGATCAGCCCTTACTTGCCCCAAGTCCGGCCACCCAGCCTAACTGATCAAGAATCCCGCGCGACACTCGGCGCGGGTTCTCGATGCCTTAGCGCTTGGCGGGAAAGAGCGACCAATTGGCCAAGCGCTGAAGAACGGCCGCATCGCCGTCGTTGTTCCACACGGCCGTTTTCAGATCCCAGTAGAAGTGGTGAATGGTATGCCCGTCTCGGGTCTTTCCCGTGGTTTCCTTACCGGGCTTAGTCCAAAGCGCAATCAGATCACCCTTGACGACTTGCTTATCCGGGAACCAATAGACATGGCGAAGCCGGTTCGAAACGGTATTCTCGGCGGTGTAAGTGCTGTCACAGAGCTGATATTTGCCCAGGTCACAGTCATCGAGCACACGCAGCGTCACATACTCAGTCTGGTAGTCCCCCTGTCCATGGACAGCGAGAATTTGCACGTTCATTCAAGCACCTCGTTGTAGGCAAACGGTCGCCTACGTTCATACCCTGATGACCTCGTGTCTGTAGGCCAACAGCGCCACGCGCCGTAGGGTTTTTCTGAAAGCGCCCTGCCGCAAAGGAAGCGCCTCCCCGGCAACCCCCATGCATCCCCTCCCCCATGAAGGCCCGGCCCTAACGCCAGTTCAACCTTCGCTTTCAAGGATGCCCAGCCGTTGACATGGCAGAACCGGGGACTTGGTTCCGTCTCCCCCCCAATACCGCAGGCCCCACGGGAACCAGCGCTTCCCTTGCTTGCTCGTCACCAAAGGTCAGGCGCAGCCAGGTAAGCGCTAACCGGGAGGCCTGTCAGCACTTATCCTAACGCCCCCGATTCCTGGATCGTTTTATGCCAACCCTGCACTGCAAAGCCCTCCTCCTAGACATGGACGGAACGCTCATCGACTCGCTGGTCCTTGTCGAGCACGTCCTTGGCTTGTTCTCGACCAAGCACGGCTTGGACTATGAGGAAGTAAGGGCAAGGGCTCATGGCATGCAGACCATTGATCTTGTCAGGCACTACCTGGGCGACACCGACGCGGCGCGGCAAGAAGCCAAGATGTTGGAGCGCTATGAGGAAGAACACGTCGAAGGCATCGTCGCTACGCCTGGCGCTGCTGCACTGCTCCGCTCGCTTCCACCGCATCAAGTCGCCTTGGTGACCTCGGCCGGCCAAAAGCTTGCGCGAAATCGAATGAACGCAGCAGGGCTCCAACTGCCGACGACAGCGGTCTTCGCTGAGGATGCCAATCCTGGCAAGCCCAACCCGTTTTGCTATCAACTCGGCGCAAAGCGGCTCGGACTCGACGCCAAGGACTGTGTGGTCATTGAAGACGCTCGTGCTGGGATCGAGGCTGGCCTTGCCGCAGGAGCCATCGTCTTGAACGTTGGTCCGCGACATCCCGAGCAAAGCGCTCGCGTCATCGACATAGCCTCGCTGGAGGACCTCACCATCGAGGTCATTGGAGATTCCCTTAACATTGGCTATGTTGAGCGCAACACCAACCCATAGTTGCTCGCATTAGGATGTGGTGCTGATCAGCGCTCCATGTTTAATTGGAAGCGACACGCTGTGAACCTCCCTACTGCTGTTTCCCTATTCCATGGAAGGATGCCAATGAAAACTACCGCGACACCTACCGCTCAGCCATCTGCCCCCACTGAGAAGCCAGGCCCCAGCGCATTGATGACACTGGCCACCATCGCCGGCGGCTTGGTGGCATTGGCCACGCTGCTTGGATTTGTTCTTCATGGCTGCGGCCATGTGGCATACAGCACTTACCTCAATGACTGGGGCGTGCAGGAGGGCTTGTTCCCGCAAACAGCGGATTGGAAGGTCGTTCGGGGCTATTACGCCATCGTGCTCCAAGGCAGCCAGCTGATCTCTGATATCCCTTGGCTCCTTGTCTTCTACGCGTTCTGTGGCATGACCATAGCCATCTTTGTCGCAAACCTACCCACCGTTCAACGCACAGCTTTTCACGATTGGTTTGCAGCACGACCATTCTGGGTCCGCGAGCCGGTCAAAGCGATGGTGGGATCCGCCGCCGTGCTCTATGTGGCGCTAACGATGACTTTGATCGGCACACTTCTCGCCCTCATCCCTGGGTGGCTTGGTGAACGGGCCGGGCATCATCAAGCTTTGAAAGAGCGCAAAGCGATCAAGAGTGAGGACGGCGCCAAGCTTCCTTCTGCTGAGCTCTGGCGAGATGGAAGGAAGGAGGTCAGCGGCAAGATCATCGCCTCATCTGAGGCGCTGGTTGCCATCTATGACCAAGATCTTGACTTGGTTCGCACGCTCGAACGCACTGGGTATGAGATCCGATCAGGGAAAGCGCCACTTACTGGCAAGTGAGCGCACTTGCGCCAGTTTTGCCTCAGCACTGTCTGAGAGCGAACTACCAGACCTGTGACGGCCTAAGCAATGGCTGGCAGATTTATCTGGCGCCTCCAAAAGCTCTGACTTCCAACGTCACTCGTCCTCGTCGACACATGCTGGAGGGCCTAGCGGGAAGATGGCGAAACGCGGGGTAGGCAATGCCACTCACGGTAGAGCGTCTCCCCTGCCAGCGCACGCAAAGAACAAACCCCACCCCATCGCTGACATACGCACGAGTAGCTGACCAGAAGGAGACGACCGGGATTGGCGTGGGCAGTGGACCATCGAGGCGCCAAACACCGCGCCATGGAAACCTAGCCAGCACGGGCATGCAATCATGGTGAGATCCTAGATCCGCGCAGGCCGATGCCGCTTCAATGCGGGAACGCTCGTATGATCGTCTAGGTGCTTCCGCGCTTGGGAGGCCTGACGCTCAGCGATGAGCTCAGCAAGACACGACTTTCGTTCAATTCCGTAGAGCGATCGCTCGGTCTCAATGTGATCGGCGTTGTCCAACAGTGCAATCGCAGTTTCCCGCTTGCCTCCCTCGATGGCTGCCGCTAGAGCGTGGGAACACGCCGACTGACTCACCACCCCAATCAGACGCTCAACGATGCTCGTGTGCCCAGCTCTCGCCGCCTCATAGATGGCCTTGTTGCCAAACCCGCGTGGTGCGCCGGCTTTGATGATCGCAGGGATCAGAACATTGACCGTGTCCAGATGCCCGTTCGTCGCCGCTGCATCCAATCCCGTTGCATAGGTATCGCCCGCATCGGGCAGCTTGGCCTTGAGCAAGATTTTGATGAAATCCGTCGCGCCGCGCGCAGCTGCATCGGGCAGGATACTCATCGCGCAAACGATGGCCGACGAGACGGGAAGAAGGAGCTTCACGATGTTGAGGTGTCCGTGGGTTGCAGCCTCCCAGAGTGCACGGTTGCCATTCGCCTTGGGATCGCTCAGCGGAATGAGAAGCGCAACGATCTCTGCATGACCCTCCCTTGCAGCGTGAACTAATGCGTTTGAGTCGCTTGCCAAGGGATCAGTGAAAGGAAGAAGTGCTTCTACGGCTTCAACAGATCCACTTCGTGCAGCCCAAGATAGCGCCAACGACTCGTCGGCCCTGGGGTTAGACACCGGGATCAACTTGCGCAGGATTGACACCTGCCCTCCTGAGGCCGCAACGGCGAGCGGGAAGGCACTTTGCGTCGGCAGAAGCGACGGTAGCAGTGCATCAATGATGTCTTCGTTGTTCGCTTCAACGGCTTCTTGAACGGCCTCCCAAGCCAGCCGAGAATTGATCGGAGACGCAGCCACGATCTTTAATACACGCGACACGTCACCAGCCTTCACCGCTGCTTCTAACTTCTCCCGCTCTTTCACTGCGCTCAGCTCCTCAAAGAGGTTGAAGCTAAGGCAGATCTACGATCAGTCAAGCCGGATCCGGGCTGGTCGCCCCCTCGTTCTGTTCGTCGCCCGATGAACATCCAAAGCTCGGAATGCGGCGCGAGCGAGACTAAGGATGTGGGCGCAAGTCATCCCGGTCGTGCCAGCCAGATTAAGACACCATCTTTGACCGTGGCGCCCCTCCTAAGAGGAGCACCACAGCCTTCTATCAGCAGCTCATGCGGGGGCTGCTGCTGCCGGTGCCCCCTTCTTTCGCGATGCCACCGTCTTCTCCGAGCGCGCATTCACCTCCTTGATGAAGGCATCGAAGTCAGCGATGTCTTCCATGAGCTCGTCCGGCTCAGGAACCGCGATCCCACCGAACTGGGCCTTGTCGTGCGCGTAGTTAGAGCACTTAGCCATACCTGCTTCGATGCGCGCGTAATCAGCATCCGTCACCGTTACACCTGATAGACGCTGCGTCTCCACGCCCTTGCGGAACCGGAGAACGACGTTTCGGAGCAGCACCTCCTCCACTGCTCGCTCCCAAGCCAAGCGCAAGTTGGAGTAAGCCCCTACGGTGAGGTCGTAGTGTTTCTGCTCCTCCCCAAGCTTGTGCGCCTTCGCTGCTTCAACGTGAACGGTTTTGAGGAACCCCACACGCTTTGAACTGCTCAATCCTTCGAATGGAAGATTGGGACTTGCAACGCCGTAACCTTGAGCCTGACGAACCAAGCTTTGGGTCACGACGGGCCTGCCCGCGCGCACGGCAGCTTCAGTCAGTAGGTTCAAAAAATAGATGTCGTGCGTAAAGATGATCACCTGCCGCTTTTCTGCCTCTTCAACAAGACGCTTGGCAACGCGCTCACGACGACGGTGATCTAAAGAGCAAACCGGGTCGTCGAATATAATTGCTCCCGTTTGGCCACTCAGTGAAACCTCGGCCAGGAACGAACCGATAGCGATGGCGCGCTGCTCACCTTCACTGAGGATCTCAGAGGGTGACAATGACTGAGGCAACTCTAGACGAAGTCGGTGGAGCGTCTTTCCACGAGCGGATCGACTCTGCGAAGACACGCTCAGTGAAGAGACCCCGAGTGACTTGAACTCACGATTGAGCGCTTCACCCAGTTCCTTCGAGACCACCTGTGCGGCAACCTCGGTAGCCTTGGTGGAGATCGACCGCGTCCGGAGATGGGGCAGGCAGCCTTTCAGTTTGGATTGCACTGAAAATTTGTTAATGGCGCTAAGCACCGAGTCTTTGACCACCGCCAACTGCATGCGGGCCTTGAGCTCATTGAACTCGCTCTGCAAAGCATTGCGCGCCTTTTCATCCGAAGCGTCATCAAGCGCTTTGGCTGCGCTGTGCAATTGCTCAGCAAGAAGCGAAAGTGCTGCTTTCGGACTCCCCCCGGCATTGATCACCACACTCCAATCATCGGCAGTGGCAGCATCTTTGACGGATTTCTGGCGCGCAATCAACGCCTCTTCATACGCCTCCACGTCGCTGGCCAGCTGCTCGTTTTCCGCGCGAAGCTCGACCCGAATGGCCTCATCCAACCCGAGGGCGACGACCTCCTTCGTCATCGGCACAAAGACCGCACGAAAATCCTCTCGCCTGGCATCGCGCGCCTTCTCTGCCTCAGCCTCTACAAAGGCCTCGAAGCGCCGCATTCGCTCGGCGCCCGCTTGCAGTGGCTGCTGGCAAAGCAAGCAAGCGTCATCCGACGAGAGTTCATCGAAGCTCTTGTCCGGATACGCACTGACGGCAAACTTCTTTGCCGCCTCATAGAGATCTCGCCACACCTCGCCACCGGTGCCTGGCAAGAGTTTGCCGCCCTCTGTATGCAACTGAGCGGCGATCTTGGCTGCGACCTGCGCATTGCGATAGGCATCAGCTGCTTGATGGACGACCGTCACCGCCGCTTCGCTCAGGCGCTCCTCTTCGACTGCCACCTTCGCTGCAAGTGCACTAAACCGCTGGGCCCGAAGACGAACTTGTTGTGCCTTCTCTTTGGGGTTGCCTTCCTTCAGACTGGCTTCCACTTCGGCGTGCCGCGCAAGCTCTTTCTCGCTCAAGGTCGCCAAGCTTTCGATCACCTCAGGCTTGGTCTTGGCAGACAACACAGCAATTTGTTTCCCAACTTGCGTCTCACCGAGGAGAGGCGCGAAAGCTGTAGTGTCGACCTGTGCCCTGAGAAGTTCGTCCGAAACCTTGGCCTCCAGACGCTGACATAGCGTTGCGAGCGCTGCGAACACTTCTAAGCCGTAAGGCACATAGGCAAAGTCTCCCTCTTGGTCGAGATATGCCTTAGCGCAGCGCGCGTCAAAAACCGCAATGGATGAAAGCTCCTCTGGCGGTGTGACGCCCTGCTGCCAAGTAAGCTCGCTGACCACACCGTTTTGCGACACGACAAAGGTCGCCTGCGGCGTGGTGGACTTGGAAGCAGCGAGGTTGGCGTCTGGATGAATGTCCTCTTGTTGATCACGAGCACGACATGCGCGCTTGAGAACTCGCGAGTAACCAGACTTCCCCGACCCGTTACTGCCGTAGATGATTGTTAAGCCAGTTGCACCCATCCCCAGGCTTTGGTGCGGCGCGATAGCATTGACGTGCTGCAAATCCTTCACGGCTTGCAGCACGATGGTGCTCCCACCCGCAGGTGGCAGTGGGACTTGTCCCGCCGCAAGCGGCTTGGCTACCCGCCCCTTCGGATCGGCAATGCCGTTCGCAGATTTCAGCAGCGCCAGCAGGTCCGCCTCGTCTTGTTCATCGAGAGCATTTTTTGCTAGCAGTCGAGAGATGGCATCACTTTGCCAAGGTGGCAGGCCCTTAGACCATTCAAAGATCTCGTTCAAAATCGTCACCACAACCCCCTGTAAGTTCCATTTACTGCGGTGCGGGCATAAGCAGTCACCCGCGATTGAAGCCAGGCACAATCACTGTCCCTGGCTAATTTTCGGTTACATGCCAAACTCCGAATGAAGGGCGTCACGCTCACCTGCCGCTTTAATGGCAGCACGTTCATGCCCCACAAGGTCATCAAAGACCGCCTCGTAGGCCCGACGCGCAGACATGTCCGACCACGCCTCTCTCAGCGCCTCATTGAGAGTGGCGAAGACAACCTCGTCGTCGCTCAGCGCACGCAAGACGGCATCAATGCTCTCGGCATCCAAGATGTGTCCCCAGATCTTTCCCGCGCTTGTGACGATCCAAGGCGCGTCAAAGGTCAGGTCGTCGAATCGCTTGAACTCGACCGCAAAGCCAATCAGGCTCGACCGCCACGCATCGAGGTCGCCCTTGCGGTAGCGCGTATGGCGATTAGTGGCGTAGAGACCGCTGACATCAGGGTTCTTCGCCCGGGCCGGTCCCACACCTGCATCGATCGCGCGCTTCAAGGTCTTGGTGCTTCTGCCCACATAGATCGCCGCTTCTACAGCATTGAAGTCGGCGTCTTCGGGGCGCTCTTCCAAACGGCGGCGCACTTCCGCGAGCTGATCAGCGGTCAGGCGCTTTTGCGCAACTTGGGTCAATCGGAATGGGATGTCACTGCTGTCATTCATCGGGGCCTCTACTCCTGCCAAGCATTCACACTTGACAGGTGCGCGCTTTGCCTTAGACAAGGAAGACTTCAATTTCCCAACTACCTATGAATATCGAAGAATTTTGGAACAGTGCATACATTGCCGCACTCACTCGCTTGCCAGCAAGAGACGCCCGCCGCGAGGCAGACCTTGCCACTGAACTGTGCATTGAGCACTGGCGCTCACATCGGCGCCATTGGGAACCGGGCTATTCAACGATGTGGAAAGATCAAGATGTCACCTCGGCTTTACCCAGCCAGCCACCCGGCCAAACGCTGCCTGACAACCTTTAAGGACTACCCGGCTTAATGTCGTTGGCTCTATCTTTGTTGGCTGCCTCAAACTCTGCGTTAGCCCTCATCCTGACCTGAGCCACGCCCAGTGCTTTCGTTGCACTACCATAAACGCCAAAGATCCGGCCTCCTTGACGAGGCATCACGACAAAGTGAGTCTTGGGTTCAATCCATTTCCCGTTAAGGAAGAAGCTGACACGCCTAACGACGAAGCTCCCATCGCTCGAGCTAGAGTGATAGGTCGTTACCTCAGCTTCTTTTTCGTATTTCCGCGACAGGGTATCCCAGGCCTTTTTCGTCACAGCATCAAATGGATCAAGCCTCTTTGATTCTTTGACCTGAGCAGACGTCAGCCAGACAAGCTCCCCTCTCCTTGCTTCGACGAATTCAAAGCTACAGTCGTCGCCCTGCTCGGTGCCGTAATCCCATGTCACTTGGAGTTCGGCAAATTCCTCATCTCCCTTCTGCTCGGCTGGACCTTCCGAGATGCTGGTGACATCTTCCAGCTTCGCGAGCACATACTTGATGCCCATGTAATCCTCCTTGTTATTGGCAGCCAAACGACTTAGGTCAGAACGGTCAACAGCAGCGGATCCGAGGCGAGCATAACTCGCTCAATTCGCGTCATCTCTTCCAGCAGCCGCGCATCGTCCACTTTAGTGTAGCGGCCGGTAACGTCTCGGCTGTTGCGGTGATTGAGAAGCCGTTTCACGACCGCATACGAAGCCACTTCCTCGGCCACTGTAGCAAAGGTCCGACGCAGGTCGTGGGTCCTAAGCGCCTCGATCTCGCCAGCTTTCTTCAAGCCCTGCAAGATTGCCTTACTGTCCAAATAGTGGCCTTGCACCGCCCTGCTGCTCCGAGCCGGAAAAACCCAAGGAGACTGGCTCTTCCGAGACGCCTCCTCGCGCAGGGTCAAAATCCGCTTAGCGCCCGGCGCAAGCGGGAGCGTATGGGTAGAGCCGTTTTTCGTATTGGCAAAAGACACCCACCCGGCCTCCAAATCCACCCAAGAGCTAATCGAAAGATCTCGCTTATCGATCCGATGGTGAATCGCCCAGGGTTCCGTAGACACCTCGCAGCCATAAACTATGGCTTAGGCGGAGGTGGTTATGAGCACGAAGCGGTACACCGATGAGTTCAAGATCGAGGCGGTCCGACAGATCGTTGAGTACGGCCGTCCGGTAGCGGAGGTTGCCGAGCGACTGGGCGTGTCGATCCATAGTCTTTACGGCTGGAAGCGGCAACAAGGCAAAGGCGATGTTGGCCGGCGTGTCGAGCAGGACCAGAACGCGGAAGTGCGCCGCCTCAAGGCTGAGCTACGCAGGGTCACTGAAGAGCGAGACATCCTAAAAAAAGCCGCCGCGTACTTTGCAAAGGGGTAAGAGCAAAGTACGCCTTCATGAAGCAACACGCAGATGAGTTCGGCCTCGCGGCGATGTGTCGGATGCTTGGCGTCCATCGCAGTGGCTACTACGCCTGGCTAAAAGAGCCGGCAAGCGCTCGCGACAAGGACGATCAGCGGTTGCTCGGCCTAATCAAGCACAGCTGGCTGGAAAGCGGCTCTGTGTATGGCCACCGCAAAGTGACCACAGATCTGCGCGAGCTTGGCGAGACGTGTAGTCGTCATCGCGTGGCACGCTTGATGAAGAGCGAGGGGCTGCGGGCAATGGTCGGCTACGGTCGGCGACCACGCCCATTGAGCGGCCCTGTTGGATCAGTCGCCAAGAACGTTCTGGCTCGCGGCTTCAAAGTCAGTGAGCCAAATCGCGCGTGGGTCACGGACATCACCTACATCCGCACGTACGACGGCTTCCTGTACTTGGCGGTAGTGCTTGATCTGTTTTCGCGTCAGGTCGTTGGATGGGCAACCCGACCAACTCAACATACGGACCTGGTTTTGCAGGCGCTATTGGCTGCAGTGTGGCGGCGCAAGCCAAGCCCCGGGCTTCTGCTTCACTCCGACCAGGGAACCCAGTTCACCAGCGAAGACTGGCAGAGCTTCCTGCGCGAGCACGACATCGTGTGCAGCATGAGTCGACGAGGAAACTGCCATGACAACGCAGCGATGGAGAGCTTCTTCCAGCTACTGAAGCGGGAGCGTATTAAGCGGAGGATCTACAGCAATCACGACGAGGCACGGGCCGACGTCTTCCAGTACATCGAGATGTTCTACAACCCAAAACGGCGGCACAGTTCCAACGACGGGCTGTCCCCGGTAGAGTTCGAGAAGCAGTACGCACTAAACGGCTGACGACTGTCTAGAAAACCCTGGGCGATTCAGGCGCCATTTCAACGGGGCTGCCTCACCCCGCCTGGTTCCCCAGAGGAGCGTCAAAAGCAGGTAGTCACACGCCGTGCGGTAGTTATCAACCTTTCGCCGCTCCCAAAGCGCCGCCAAGAAGCGACCCAGTGAACCGTCGCGAAGCTGCATCGGGTTACGGGCTTGGCTTGCTTCATAGTCCGCCTCCAACTGCTCGCGCGTTCGGTAGCGGCCTTCTTGGTGAAGCACCGTAAACGGATTGATCTGCAACGAAGGCGACCGGCCCGCGTTGGCGGCAATGCGCTTTTCCCGATCCATGCAGTAGCCCACCGCGCGACTGGCCCAACGGAAAGTCAGTTCTGCGGTGGTGACGGTTGGCTTATCAAACGCCGTGGTTGTGGCATTCGCCCGCTTGGTCCCCTCGGCCAGATGGCGCTTGCCCTTGGCGATTTCGTCAAACGCATCCAGGATCCGCTGTTCGTTGACCAAGTCACCGATAGGCAGACCCAATAGATCCACCTCAGCCCGGCCAAGCCGCTTCTCGGCGTATTCCAGCCCCCGAGGCTGCTGTCCTTGGCAGGCCTTGCACGCTCAATCAAATGACGGCGATAGAGCGCAAAGCACGCCTCAACCGTCATCAGGCTTACCCGGATCTCGTCCTTGTCGATTTGCCTGGCCTGGGCGGGCGTCTTCCCACTGGCTTGCATGGAAGCCAGAGCAACCTTGGCGTCTTCACGGGCCTTGGCAAGGGTGATGTCCCGGCAATTCCCCAGTGTCGCTTTGAGCACACGGGCACCAATGCGGCGCTGCAAGATGTAGCTCATCCCGGTTTTGTTCACCGCCACCCCAAAGCCAACCGGCGCGTCTCGGTGGCTATCGAACACCACATAGCGCTTCTGATCCGTATTCGGGGCAAACTTGACGATCTTGCCCTCGGCGTTGACCTCCGGCACGCGCGTGAAGGACAGCTGCTCTTTGACCATGGTCGCCGTAAGCGCCAGACGTCGAGAGGCCTTGTTTTCCATCGTGTAGCTCCGGGTGGACCCTGTTTCGCTGGACGTTATCCTAGGGCGCTACTTTGGCGCTAAAGGTGACTGTCCAAAGACGGGAATAGATGTCCCTACTCGTCCACAGTCGTCGCCACACAGATTACTTAAAGCATTGATTGATATGTCAAAAATCGAGAAGCAGCAGAAATCCGGAAGCGCGCCAGAGCACACCCCGCTCATGAAGCAGTAGCGGCGTGCGACTCATTGGCAGAATCAATTTATTGATTTACAACAGATTGCCAGAGCCTCATCGGATCGTTCGCGGATTTGGCTACCCCTTGGCGACCTGCTCAACCCCCTATTGAAGGACTTTTTGCGCAGCCCCTAACGCCGACTGCGGCAGCCTCGGAGCCATGAGCGGAGGAAGCCACTCATGCGCTATGACGGCCCAAAAAAATGTCGCTTGCCGGGCACT contains the following coding sequences:
- a CDS encoding CAAX protease — translated: MEGWEMPRTLTLNPDVLNNLFTSERLNSYTAVFAPRDEFELVGAYLWNSRVCGALHPILGAAEITLRNSIDGAVSSGPLGRFWWSSSKLQWKSRGQGLIPYPVAKLRENFSKASSQVIREKKERYQIRGHIKPTHHEIISKTDFSTWEFALDGEFMGRGLLWNLYLSSVFSGDWGGRRPSVLLTHARNLVNAVRHFRNRVSHHEPVWKGAGIANPEDATRHLARKLLQVVQLIELIEPVQVQILRKNGLLGEAERACSASELRRYQLMTRERTITSRRGLALVMKQCESSNASFYVRRSVSSSRFLLTPVT
- a CDS encoding HAD-IA family hydrolase, encoding MPTLHCKALLLDMDGTLIDSLVLVEHVLGLFSTKHGLDYEEVRARAHGMQTIDLVRHYLGDTDAARQEAKMLERYEEEHVEGIVATPGAAALLRSLPPHQVALVTSAGQKLARNRMNAAGLQLPTTAVFAEDANPGKPNPFCYQLGAKRLGLDAKDCVVIEDARAGIEAGLAAGAIVLNVGPRHPEQSARVIDIASLEDLTIEVIGDSLNIGYVERNTNP
- a CDS encoding ankyrin repeat domain-containing protein, with the protein product MKEREKLEAAVKAGDVSRVLKIVAASPINSRLAWEAVQEAVEANNEDIIDALLPSLLPTQSAFPLAVAASGGQVSILRKLIPVSNPRADESLALSWAARSGSVEAVEALLPFTDPLASDSNALVHAAREGHAEIVALLIPLSDPKANGNRALWEAATHGHLNIVKLLLPVSSAIVCAMSILPDAAARGATDFIKILLKAKLPDAGDTYATGLDAAATNGHLDTVNVLIPAIIKAGAPRGFGNKAIYEAARAGHTSIVERLIGVVSQSACSHALAAAIEGGKRETAIALLDNADHIETERSLYGIERKSCLAELIAERQASQARKHLDDHTSVPALKRHRPARI
- a CDS encoding AAA family ATPase encodes the protein MTILNEIFEWSKGLPPWQSDAISRLLAKNALDEQDEADLLALLKSANGIADPKGRVAKPLAAGQVPLPPAGGSTIVLQAVKDLQHVNAIAPHQSLGMGATGLTIIYGSNGSGKSGYSRVLKRACRARDQQEDIHPDANLAASKSTTPQATFVVSQNGVVSELTWQQGVTPPEELSSIAVFDARCAKAYLDQEGDFAYVPYGLEVFAALATLCQRLEAKVSDELLRAQVDTTAFAPLLGETQVGKQIAVLSAKTKPEVIESLATLSEKELARHAEVEASLKEGNPKEKAQQVRLRAQRFSALAAKVAVEEERLSEAAVTVVHQAADAYRNAQVAAKIAAQLHTEGGKLLPGTGGEVWRDLYEAAKKFAVSAYPDKSFDELSSDDACLLCQQPLQAGAERMRRFEAFVEAEAEKARDARREDFRAVFVPMTKEVVALGLDEAIRVELRAENEQLASDVEAYEEALIARQKSVKDAATADDWSVVINAGGSPKAALSLLAEQLHSAAKALDDASDEKARNALQSEFNELKARMQLAVVKDSVLSAINKFSVQSKLKGCLPHLRTRSISTKATEVAAQVVSKELGEALNREFKSLGVSSLSVSSQSRSARGKTLHRLRLELPQSLSPSEILSEGEQRAIAIGSFLAEVSLSGQTGAIIFDDPVCSLDHRRRERVAKRLVEEAEKRQVIIFTHDIYFLNLLTEAAVRAGRPVVTQSLVRQAQGYGVASPNLPFEGLSSSKRVGFLKTVHVEAAKAHKLGEEQKHYDLTVGAYSNLRLAWERAVEEVLLRNVVLRFRKGVETQRLSGVTVTDADYARIEAGMAKCSNYAHDKAQFGGIAVPEPDELMEDIADFDAFIKEVNARSEKTVASRKKGAPAAAAPA
- a CDS encoding tyrosine-type recombinase/integrase, whose translation is MSTEPWAIHHRIDKRDLSISSWVDLEAGWVSFANTKNGSTHTLPLAPGAKRILTLREEASRKSQSPWVFPARSSRAVQGHYLDSKAILQGLKKAGEIEALRTHDLRRTFATVAEEVASYAVVKRLLNHRNSRDVTGRYTKVDDARLLEEMTRIERVMLASDPLLLTVLT
- a CDS encoding IS3-like element ISStma9 family transposase (programmed frameshift) — protein: MSTKRYTDEFKIEAVRQIVEYGRPVAEVAERLGVSIHSLYGWKRQQGKGDVGRRVEQDQNAEVRRLKAELRRVTEERDIPKKSRRVLCKGVRAKYAFMKQHADEFGLAAMCRMLGVHRSGYYAWLKEPASARDKDDQRLLGLIKHSWLESGSVYGHRKVTTDLRELGETCSRHRVARLMKSEGLRAMVGYGRRPRPLSGPVGSVAKNVLARGFKVSEPNRAWVTDITYIRTYDGFLYLAVVLDLFSRQVVGWATRPTQHTDLVLQALLAAVWRRKPSPGLLLHSDQGTQFTSEDWQSFLREHDIVCSMSRRGNCHDNAAMESFFQLLKRERIKRRIYSNHDEARADVFQYIEMFYNPKRRHSSNDGLSPVEFEKQYALNG
- a CDS encoding integrase arm-type DNA-binding domain-containing protein, with protein sequence MENKASRRLALTATMVKEQLSFTRVPEVNAEGKIVKFAPNTDQKRYVVFDSHRDAPVGFGVAVNKTGMSYILQRRIGARVLKATLGNCRDITLAKAREDAKVALASMQASGKTPAQARQIDKDEIRVSLMTVEACFALYRRHLIERARPAKDSSLGGWNTPRSGLAGLRWIYWVCLSVTWSTNSGSWMRLTKSPRASAIWPRGPSGRMPQPRRLISQPSPPQN